The following are encoded together in the Desulfococcus multivorans genome:
- the mutS gene encoding DNA mismatch repair protein MutS translates to MQAKTTPMIEQYMAIKAEYPDALLFYRMGDFYELFFEDAEKASKILEITLTSRNKNQASPVPMCGVPCRAVQGYIARIIERGLKVAVCDQVEDPAQAKGLVKREVVRVITPGMIIENEFLDAKTHNYLLAVAREGAAVGLAYVDISTGTFRVTQSDGGDGVSDEISRVSPSEVLLGESLRDEASLDALMPLECRKSITFIPDRYFNPAFGKNLLIDQFGTLTLEGFGCEHLPAAVGAAGAVLHYVSQTQKQKIDHIRGIETYFLNDFMAIDDQSRRNLELLENLKTGKRRGTLIDILDHTVTAMGGRLLANWLRYPLLKPEEITSRLDAVEEACANRLTSEKIREHLSSVYDLERLGSRISMGHANARDLVTLKRSLLKLPEIQKYTSEMKASLFRWVGSLSPLMDVADLIDRAIREDAPSAVNEGGIIKSGFDSVLDELIKTSKDGKGWLVRLEAEEKKKTGITALKVRYNKVFGYYLEVPKIHAEKIPDHYIRKQTLVNAERYVTEELKTFESTVLNAEEKRARLEYEIFNDVRTAVRDQHRHIQDAADFTARLDVLLNLAHVAAKNDYHRPHVNLDGILTIEDGRHPVVEKMITDERFVPNSIRMDSRENQVLIITGPNMAGKSTVLRQAALTTILAQVGAFVPAARAEVPVTDKIFTRVGALDNLSQGESTFMVEMQETANILNNATPQSLVILDEIGRGTSTFDGLSIAWAVAEYLHDLKGKGVKTLFATHYHELTALEQSRPRVKNFNIAVKEVDDRIIFLRKLVPGGTNRSYGIQVARLAGIPESIIHRAKTVLSRIENEGHIIRREEGASPAEEASHPVQLGLFRPQETLLVETLQSLDVSRMTPLEALLTLNELQEKIRFH, encoded by the coding sequence ATGCAGGCAAAAACAACCCCGATGATCGAGCAGTATATGGCCATCAAGGCGGAATATCCGGATGCTCTTTTGTTCTACCGCATGGGCGATTTTTATGAGCTGTTTTTCGAGGATGCTGAAAAGGCCTCGAAAATACTTGAAATCACGTTGACGTCGCGCAACAAGAACCAAGCCTCGCCGGTGCCCATGTGCGGCGTGCCCTGCCGGGCCGTCCAGGGATATATCGCCCGCATCATCGAACGGGGCCTGAAGGTGGCTGTCTGCGATCAGGTGGAGGATCCGGCTCAGGCCAAAGGTCTGGTCAAACGGGAGGTCGTTCGGGTCATCACGCCGGGAATGATCATCGAAAACGAATTTCTGGACGCCAAAACCCACAACTATCTTCTTGCCGTCGCCCGAGAAGGCGCCGCCGTCGGATTGGCGTACGTAGACATTTCCACAGGGACATTTCGCGTCACCCAGTCCGATGGTGGCGACGGCGTTTCCGACGAGATCTCGAGGGTGTCGCCCAGCGAGGTTCTTCTCGGGGAATCCCTTCGCGACGAGGCATCCCTCGACGCATTGATGCCGTTGGAATGCCGGAAATCGATCACCTTCATCCCGGATCGGTACTTCAACCCCGCCTTCGGAAAAAATCTGCTCATCGACCAATTCGGCACCCTTACCCTCGAAGGCTTCGGATGCGAACATCTTCCGGCCGCGGTTGGGGCCGCCGGCGCCGTGCTGCACTACGTCTCCCAGACACAGAAGCAGAAAATCGACCACATCAGGGGCATCGAGACCTACTTTCTGAACGACTTCATGGCCATCGACGATCAAAGCCGACGCAACCTGGAGCTGCTGGAAAACCTGAAGACCGGTAAACGCCGCGGCACCCTGATCGACATACTGGACCATACCGTGACCGCCATGGGCGGTCGTCTGCTGGCCAACTGGTTGAGATATCCTCTCCTGAAACCCGAAGAGATCACCTCCCGGCTGGACGCGGTGGAAGAGGCCTGCGCGAATCGCCTCACATCCGAAAAAATCCGGGAACATCTTTCATCGGTGTATGATCTGGAACGGCTCGGCAGCCGAATTTCCATGGGACACGCCAATGCCAGGGATCTGGTCACCCTGAAGCGGAGCCTTCTCAAGCTGCCGGAGATTCAAAAGTACACGTCGGAGATGAAGGCGTCCCTTTTCAGGTGGGTCGGCAGTTTGTCCCCTCTCATGGACGTTGCCGATCTTATCGATCGGGCGATCCGGGAAGATGCGCCTTCAGCCGTCAACGAAGGGGGAATCATCAAATCCGGCTTCGACAGTGTGCTTGATGAGTTGATTAAAACCAGCAAAGATGGTAAAGGGTGGCTGGTCCGGCTGGAAGCGGAGGAAAAGAAGAAGACAGGGATCACCGCCTTGAAGGTGCGTTACAACAAGGTTTTCGGATACTATCTTGAGGTACCCAAAATCCATGCGGAGAAAATCCCCGATCATTATATTCGAAAACAGACCCTGGTCAACGCGGAACGGTATGTCACCGAGGAGCTGAAAACCTTCGAGTCAACGGTGCTGAACGCCGAGGAAAAACGGGCAAGGCTCGAGTATGAGATTTTCAACGACGTTCGAACGGCTGTCAGGGACCAGCATCGTCACATTCAGGATGCCGCGGATTTCACAGCCAGGCTCGATGTGTTGTTGAATCTCGCCCATGTCGCCGCGAAAAATGACTACCATCGGCCACACGTCAACCTCGACGGCATCCTGACGATAGAGGACGGTCGTCATCCTGTTGTTGAGAAGATGATCACCGACGAACGGTTCGTACCCAATTCCATCCGGATGGACTCCCGGGAAAATCAGGTCCTGATCATTACCGGCCCCAACATGGCCGGAAAATCGACGGTGCTTCGGCAGGCGGCGCTGACGACGATATTGGCGCAGGTGGGCGCTTTCGTACCGGCAGCTCGGGCCGAGGTCCCGGTTACCGATAAGATCTTCACCCGGGTCGGGGCACTGGACAACCTCAGCCAGGGGGAAAGCACGTTCATGGTGGAAATGCAGGAGACCGCGAACATCCTCAACAATGCCACCCCCCAAAGTCTGGTGATTCTGGATGAGATCGGCAGAGGAACCAGTACGTTCGATGGTTTGAGCATCGCCTGGGCCGTGGCGGAATACCTTCACGACCTGAAGGGAAAAGGCGTGAAAACCCTTTTTGCGACGCACTATCATGAACTGACGGCACTCGAACAAAGCCGGCCAAGGGTCAAAAATTTCAATATCGCCGTCAAAGAGGTGGACGATCGGATCATTTTCCTCCGAAAGCTCGTCCCCGGAGGCACAAATCGAAGCTACGGCATCCAGGTCGCACGGCTGGCGGGAATTCCTGAATCGATCATCCATCGGGCCAAGACCGTTCTGAGCCGGATTGAAAACGAGGGGCATATCATTCGCCGGGAGGAAGGAGCATCTCCTGCCGAAGAAGCGTCACATCCCGTTCAACTCGGACTTTTCCGTCCGCAGGAAACGCTTCTGGTCGAAACGCTGCAGTCGCTGGACGTCTCGAGAATGACGCCGCTGGAGGCGCTTCTCACCCTGAATGAGCTGCAGGAAAAAATCCGATTCCATTGA